The Ipomoea triloba cultivar NCNSP0323 chromosome 4, ASM357664v1 DNA segment TCCGAGGTCAAGTGTCTCCGGGACCTCAACAGGTCGTGCCCGCAAGAACTGCAGGTCCGGTCCACCGGCGGCGAAGTCATAGCGTGTAAAAGCGCGTGCAACGCTTTCAACAAGCCGGAATATTGCTGCACCGGCGAGTTCGGCAATCCGCAAACATGCCAGCCGACAAACTATTCCCGTATATTCAAGAATGCTTGTCCAAGAGCTTATAGCTATCCATATGATGATGCCACCAGCACTTTCACCTGCACAAAAGCAGATTACTTGATAGCTTTCTGTTAGAAATTTAATATGCAGTCTAATCTAGCAGCCTAAAGGCTGTTTAATTTCAAGAAAGCTTTATAATTCATATATGAAAGATTGAAAACATACGACTATATGAACAAATTCTACAGCTCAGATCATACTTCGGTGACAATTTCCCAGCGGAGTTggtttggtaaccacaaggttctgAGTTCAACTCACCCTTTTCGTGACTAGAAAAACGTGGACTATTGATCAATCATATTACATTTAAAACTACCAATTTCATGTGAATCATCATCGTGGCCGAAAAGCCTAGAGTTACATACAGAAAACCTAAATATGAACCAAAAAGATCATCAGATGATGGAGATGTATTCTCATGCAGCAGAAGATGCTTCACCTATGCTGGTATATGACTGCAAAACCAATTCTGGGAAGAATCCGTTCTATGAAGATCTACAGCAACTATATGAACTCCCAGCTGATACAGGTTCCTGTCCAGGCCCAGGGAGAACAATTTGAGTTCCCTTGAGAAGGGATGAACTTCCAGCTGATTCTGCTTCTTCATTGGCGACAAGAGATTTTTTGCTGACAACCCGGTAAATCTCTGTCAGGATGTTGAGGAAAGCTGTCTCGACATTGATTGACTCGAGGGCGGATGTTTCAATGAAGAACAGATTCTCCTTCTCAGCATACTCCTTGGCATCCTCTGTAGACACATCTCTGTCACTCTCCAGGTCAGTCTTGTTGCCCACAAGTATGATCACAAGGTTCTTATCAGCATGGCCACGCAGCTCCTCTAACCACCTTGCAATATGGTCGAATGTTTGACGTTTGGTTATGTCATAGACCAGCATTGCTCCCAGTGCACCTCTGTAGTATGCACTTGTCACTGCTCGATATCTGGAACCAAACAAAGATGCAGTTTCAGAGAGACTAATTAACAACATGAAGAATGCAGAAATCCAAGATAAAGTTTCTTGTGAAGGGAAATGGACTGAAATGGGAAGATTTGGCGTGATACAGATGAAAATAGGAAGATTTTGAAATACGGACAAAAATAGGTAAAAACTAGTTTGGAAATGCAAGTCCAACTCCCTAAAAAATGCATTTCCCAAATGCGTTTAACCCAATTTCAAAACTATTTTTCCAGATAGTTTTGAAAAATGATCTTATGTCAAATGCTATCAAAATCATACTAAGAGATGCATTGAGATTATGGAGACACAAGAAAATTCTCATCTGTTACCAAACAAGTTCAATAATTAAATAGATGATCAGAAACTACATCCAGTTGGACAAGATGTGAATTTGTCTAGCTAGTTCAATCAAATTAAATCAGATTGCACTAATATGAATATGCAAGACTACACAGTTCAGTGATAGGTGATAATTTGATAAAGATCTGTCAAAAAGCCCAAGGATTTTCACAGAACTAAGCATTCGTGTTTCCATATCATGAAATAAGATAATCCGCTAAAATTTAATCCATCTCAATGCAGAGATACGCGAAAAGTCTAGATCAATCGCCACAACAATACAACTAAGCAATAGTTCAAGCATAACAAAATTACTCCGAATTTCAGTTTATTCATGGATAAACGAACGCGACAAACAGGCGGTACAGAATAGGGAAAAGTAGTAGTAGTAACGGAACCTCTCTTGGCCGGCGGTGTCCCAAATCTGAGCCTTGACGCTCTTGTCATCGATGACGACCGTCCGAGTCTGGAATTCGACTCCGATGGTGGCCTTGGAGTCGATGCTGAAGTCGTTCCTAGAGAACCGCGCCAGGAGCTGCGACTTCCCGACCGCCGAGTCTCCGATCAGCACCACCTTGAACACGTAGTCGATCTTCTGATTGTAGTCGCCTCCGCCTCCGTACATCCTCGACATCGCGGAAATCAGACGAAGAACCGATCGTCAAATTAAAGCCGCTAAAAGATCTTGAACTTCTCAGGCGTTGGAGATTTAGGGCTGATTGAATGAATGGGAGGAAGATGGAGGAGACGAGGTGTTTGACGAAATGGTCAAATAGTAAAGCCGGCGGAGTTGAAAATGGTTTTAGTCGGCTGACAGCTTTCCAAACCGTTTTGTCTAGTTGGACTTGGCGGCGAAGGCCGTGTGACTAACGGCTTCTTGCCGGAAgatattttactctttttttttttccttttcttttttaaagaaatgttatttctattacattttaaaattcaataatataatcacCTTATAATCTTACTTGGTTAAAGAATTACGAGGTAAATCATCTTAAATTTATCATAACTGATCTGCTCAAATTAATAAAGCTAATAGACTGCTCTCAttaataattgaatttaaaattttgtaatttatcaTAACTGATCTGCTCAAATTAATAAAGCTAATAGACTGCTCTCAttaataattgaatttaaaattttgtaattaccaAACCAATAATTCGACGAGTTGAGATTGCCCATAGATATAGATATCTCTATATGCTACGTATATGTACTAGATCAATATGAGAATTTAGTAATAAGAAGTATGtagtttatattaattaattattacttgtCACAGCGAGAGTGACGGCTAGTGAAGTGATGACGAACTTGACCACTACTAGCACCCGTGCCTAATCCCATGATCAGTTCCCAACCAGACGTACTCAAAAAAAGTGAGCCTGATACCCATATTATTGGACCAGTTGGGTTgccttataaaatataaacataggacttttacaagattatatgtaaAAAGTTAGCATACATTAAAAACTACACCTTAGTTAGGTTTTATTGTTCCTTCTTTTAGCCTTCCATTATCTACTTCATCTATTTCTGCTATCTGTACAAAGGAAAGCCATGATCTGCCATGTGACTATGGTTGAGCTTTTCTTGAACATGTGCATTTTGCCCTTTTATCTGTTAGTGTCTGCAACAAAACAGCAAACATTATTGGACTAGATTATGAGGTTGGGGGGAGATTCATGTGAGTTAGTTTTGCTGTAAAGTGCAGAGATACCTGGACTTGCTTCTGAAGGTCTTTAATGTGCTCAGCTGCCAAATCTAACATATCAGCTGTATTTGTCTGCTGCCCATTGAAAACATAGGAAAAACAACATGAATTCTTGTCTGCTCAACCTAAAGAAGATCAATAAGGCACATACATAGTACCAACCAAAGCTGTGAGATTTACCTTGTCCATGTTTGGGAACAGTTCATGCAGTTTCTTCATTCTTTCGCTGATCCGAGTTCGCCTATTCTATAGATATCAACAGAAAGTAACATCCAACTTTAGTATGATAGTTCTAGCTAGGCAGCATTTGAAAATGTGAACTAAAGCACAGCTAAAGATAGAAATTAAAGGTACTATATATACCCTCTCTGCTATGCTTCTTGGGTGAGTGGCACAGCCTCGTTTAGCCCGGATTTTACACAGGATGGTGTGTTGTTGAAACTGCAAATATTTCTCCATGGCAACCATCTCAGCAGCGGTTTTGGGCATGCTCAGATGGCGTGTCAAGCCGGGAGCAGAGGTTCTTGGTTCCTCATTCTGATAAGAGAGACAAGAATCAGTAACAGAAGTAGTATATGGACTATTAGATACAcagattgattgattgattgaatttCTACCTGAGTTGTCATTCCATTGGAAGTAGCAGAGAGCAGCTTGAAGTTACCTTCTTGGGTTCTTTTTTTTAAGCAGTTCAGTGATGATTCATTCCATGATTCGTTCTCTGCTATGGTGGGCATGTGGTTATTTGAAGCTGCAGATTGTTGAGCAGATGATGAGTGCTTTATGTGATTGCTGAACCCACTTGTGGATGAGCAGCTGCCTTCCCCATTACTGTGTCTGTAGTTTCCAACTTCTCCCATTGCCTCAAATCCTGCAATCCATCACCAAATTTCCACAACCCAATCTTGATCATAATCATCAAACCATGTCCCACATCTTGACCCGACATGATGGTAGAGGAATAAATCATAGTGACTAAACAATTTCTCAAGTGAGAGGAACAGTGCTTGGTGCCCATAAAAAACCCACCACATTTTGTGGCGCTCCCACACTACGGCTACCTGGACTTGCGTTCTAGGGTGTAATTTGTCACTCGAGTCCTCTTAGGCGGGAGGATCTGATGCCCATAAAAAACTTACCACATTTGATGTTGTTGTTATATACTATGACTAAAAAATTTGACTTGCATCTTAAGGTGCATTCTGCCATCTCAATCTTCTTAGGTGGGAGGACCAATACATAATGCCCACAAGAAGTTTATGACATTAAATGTTGCTATCACATTATGATTATCACGACTTGATCTTCTTTTAAAGATGTAATCTAACACCTGAGAACTAAATTGTCCATACCCACTAATGCTACTTTTTCTTAGTTGAACCAAACAActcaaaatgtaaaataagaaaaaggacaaaaagTAATCATCAAATGTAGAGTACTACTGTAATATTTAAAGTTCTGTAAATTCACTAAATTGTACAAGGATTCAAGCAAAAGAAACAGAGAGTTTTACCAGAGAAGAAACCCTCCGAACATCGCTGTCTGACGAGAATGGACTCATTTTTCATCTGCTGTTGCTTCTCCATTCCCGGAGCTTCATAAACCATCTGCTTTCCGTCCCAGTTCCCGTTCCCATCGCCGGaactccgccgccgccgctggtTCTCCTCTGCAATACCCGGCTTCATAAACCGCAACGATCGCGAGTCCGAGTTGCCGTTGTGAACCGACCCGGACCCGTTACCATTCATAAGCGAAGAGAACACGGTATCCGACTCATCATTCGCCGTGAAGTTGCCATCGCCGCCGTTGACGGAGGAAGAATTCCCCGCGCGGTCAACCATGGCGGCGAGGAACGAGCTCGGAGCCGAGCGGAACCGCATCATTCCGCCGCTCTGATGATTGTGTTGCTGGGAAAGATAGGAAGCCGCGATGTCTTTCCCCCTCGGAATCTCATTTGCCATGAAATTCCTGTAACTTGAATTATCGGAAAACATGAAGGCGCTTGTATTGCTACTGCTCATCTCTCTGGAAATTGCGGCTTCCGAGCTAAACATGGTGgggatttttttctttcttcacgaAGAACGGAAGAAGATTTACTGTGGATTGATTGATGATGTTGCGGTCGACATCCGCATAGATTTCCGTGAAGAAAAGCCAGAAATGGCAGATGAAGCAGCAACCAATGTGGCTGCTTCTGTTCGAGAGTATTTATTTGGTTAATTTAAAGTGGGAAAATACTTGGTATGAGTAAAATTTAAGAGTGACTGACAATTGACAATAGTGTTGCTTTTATAATTCACCGTTACTATTTAATGATGTGtactttattttgtgttttgtgaCCCTAGCCACGAATTCAAATCCTAGCCTtaatatctattttattttgtttaaaaaaattaaaattatattatttatttctaaAGTTGTGAATATTCTTTTGAGTGTATATTACAGAATTGGCATAAATTCTTAATGGATGACTTAGCGGTCCTCTGCTTATCTCAATCCATTGCTATTGTATGACACTGACttctcaattttataatttgtcaTCCATGACCTATATAAAAAagtgaacctttttttttttcagaaataaagtttcatattaaattaaaatagagttTACCTTTTTCAGACACAACCAAACACAGGAAACCTCCAAACACATCCTTAGGTTAAAAGTGTCACTTTTGAATTTGTTCATTAAGATGGCAAGAGCAacataaaagaataaaagatgGGGCAAGGCATGGGATTAGGCATTCATTAAGAGGACCTGGAGATGGGCCATTATGATAAATAAGAAAGCAAGTTGAATTTCAACACTTAGTAAGTACAAATTTGCAGGGAAGTCATTCAATCTGTAAGGACACAAACTTTAAAAGTTGATTCTTTTCCTGAAAAACAATATAGACTGAGCTGGGGTGCTTTGATGCAGAGGTGTTATTACAGCATTCCATGGCAGATACGATTGGAGAGATCAAGAAACGGTCTCAGTAATACGATTTCCGAGGATTGTTCTGCAACAAAATAGAAATGAGATGTGGTGAGCTTTCGCTGGCATGTTAATGTTTCAGGTGTTAGTTGGGCATATAATATGAAAAACTTGTTTATTGAAGGTAATCTTTTGTTGTCTCTATAAATGTGGTGAATCGTACCAAAGGATTTGGCCTGTATCGATAGCCCAGCATCATCCGCTTCTTGTACTGCTCATAGATATCGTCTTCTGGAGTGACCTCCCCGGGATTATGAGCACCAACCCCGAGGTTGTTTGACTTTACATCACCTGCTGCAATTGGATCAGCAATACCACTTCTAGAGCTTCCCAGACCTTCACCTGCAAATCACAAAAGATTGGTGAGGAAGGATCAGAGATTATTGGAAGTAGTTGAAATTGAGTGACCAAGTTATTGCTCAATCTAGAATAAAATGGTCTGGGATTTTTGAGTGACGacaaaccccgccttgtgactcTAGCCAACAAGTAGGTAAACTAGgctaggttgcccatagttgataggctcaaaccaagaagaccaataggctaagagtcgaacttgtaactttgtagtTACCAAGTCAGCAGTCTCAGTAACTTGGTCGGGGTTGCTAATGGTATGGGATTTTCATACAAGGAAGTATTTTACCTTCTCTCCATCCCATTTTTGATAACAGTTTGTGACCGATATTATTTGCCTGAATTTTGTTCCTCTCAGCAATCTCCTTGGTAGCTTTCTGCGCAGCAGCATCATTGCAGTTAGCCATGAACTTTGCAAGCTCCTCGGGTGGGATATAGTCTCCCATATGATGCCCTTTCTTGCCAGAAGAAACTGTGCATcataaaacaaagaaattagTAGGTCCAATGAAGTTAGCAATATCAATAATGCATCCTCACAAACTCGTAAAGTACTCGGCAATATCGGTAATGCATCAATAGTTgtagattataacaatatcaAAAGAAAAACCTTGAAGGGAAGGGGGTGGAGGCATCTCATCCTTTGATGACTTAAAGGGCCTCAATTTCTCTTCTTCTGCAGCCTTCTTCATGTAAAACTCCATCATTGCTATTGGATCTGCTGCTGTTGGAGGATTAGGTTCACCTACGAATAGATCCTAAATGAGTACAAGACGAGAATGTATGTTCGAAAGAATATGCATCATTCTAACCCTCTCACCATATCTTCCAGTAGATGCATCCTCTCTAGAAGCATCTGCTGTACCATACAAAGCTGATGCTGGAATTTGATAATTTGAGCGTTGCTGATATGACCTTTGAGATCCGCTACTTAAACTTGAGGTAGAAGTTTTTGTACCTCCTGTCAGTGTGACGGAACGACAGAAGAATACATCATTTTAGGAAAAGAAGACAATGTAAGAGACAGAGAAGCAAACTTAGTGAAACAAACACGTACAAGTAAGAAGCACAATTGAAATGGAAAAAGCAGAGGAAGTCATGCATGACTAGCAGTCTAGAACTAGGAGGTTTGGAACAAAAGATGAAAGTTGACTGACCACTTTGTGCAGTTTGAGAGTCAGTGGTTTGTGACAGAGCCTTTTCCTCTTCACCAAGCCGATATTCATAGTATTTGTAATCAGGACAACTTTCATCAAATAAGAACCTGCAAgagcccaatatatatatagatggtaAATTTCAGGATATACTACAAACTGAACATGAAAAACAAATTACAGACTTCAGGTATTTAAAGAGGACAtcaaagagaggaaaaagagaaaaaggaactacaaattttattatcaaAGCTAAATGAAGTAGACAGACAAACAAGTTaccaatatatacacacatggtAAATTTTAGCCACAAACTAAAAATTCATTCAATGTCAACACTTGGCCTAACTAGTTAAGCATCTACAGCTAGCCAGGAGGCAAAGACCGCCTCCAAACCAACctataaggaaaaataaaattcgaGAAGAGCATAATCTGCGTTAAACTATACCTATCCCAGGTAATGTACAAACTGCATATGCAAATACACAT contains these protein-coding regions:
- the LOC116016280 gene encoding SURP and G-patch domain-containing protein 1-like protein; translation: MEKAKDPSLFVNDGSFMERFKQLQQEKDKEKGKGKTDTELKSSKVASNLSGTSSPKLIINKTSFALKGNESRKPTPAPSGGKLAFSLKQKSKIVAPSVKLGEDEDENEKDAGNPSGDAPSKRQKLDEPVGSVQSLRQFDVAPPPPSDPTVKKVADKLASFVAKNGRQFEHITRQKNPGDTPFKFLFDESCPDYKYYEYRLGEEEKALSQTTDSQTAQSGGTKTSTSSLSSGSQRSYQQRSNYQIPASALYGTADASREDASTGRYGEPNPPTAADPIAMMEFYMKKAAEEEKLRPFKSSKDEMPPPPSLQVSSGKKGHHMGDYIPPEELAKFMANCNDAAAQKATKEIAERNKIQANNIGHKLLSKMGWREGEGLGSSRSGIADPIAAGDVKSNNLGVGAHNPGEVTPEDDIYEQYKKRMMLGYRYRPNPLNNPRKSYY
- the LOC116016281 gene encoding transcription factor bHLH130-like isoform X1; this encodes MFSSEAAISREMSSSNTSAFMFSDNSSYRNFMANEIPRGKDIAASYLSQQHNHQSGGMMRFRSAPSSFLAAMVDRAGNSSSVNGGDGNFTANDESDTVFSSLMNGNGSGSVHNGNSDSRSLRFMKPGIAEENQRRRRSSGDGNGNWDGKQMVYEAPGMEKQQQMKNESILVRQRCSEGFFSGFEAMGEVGNYRHSNGEGSCSSTSGFSNHIKHSSSAQQSAASNNHMPTIAENESWNESSLNCLKKRTQEGNFKLLSATSNGMTTQNEEPRTSAPGLTRHLSMPKTAAEMVAMEKYLQFQQHTILCKIRAKRGCATHPRSIAERNRRTRISERMKKLHELFPNMDKQTNTADMLDLAAEHIKDLQKQVQTLTDKRAKCTCSRKAQP
- the LOC116016281 gene encoding transcription factor bHLH130-like isoform X2, whose product is MFSSEAAISREMSSSNTSAFMFSDNSSYRNFMANEIPRGKDIAASYLSQQHNHQSGGMMRFRSAPSSFLAAMVDRAGNSSSVNGGDGNFTANDESDTVFSSLMNGNGSGSVHNGNSDSRSLRFMKPGIAEENQRRRRSSGDGNGNWDGKQMVYEAPGMEKQQQMKNESILVRQRCSEGFFSGFEAMGEVGNYRHSNGEGSCSSTSGFSNHIKHSSSAQQSAASNNHMPTIAENESWNESSLNCLKKRTQEGNFKLLSATSNGMTTQNEEPRTSAPGLTRHLSMPKTAAEMVAMEKYLQFQQHTILCKIRAKRGCATHPRSIAERNRRTRISERMKKLHELFPNMDKTNTADMLDLAAEHIKDLQKQVQTLTDKRAKCTCSRKAQP
- the LOC116016283 gene encoding ras-related protein RGP1-like, with the protein product MSRMYGGGGDYNQKIDYVFKVVLIGDSAVGKSQLLARFSRNDFSIDSKATIGVEFQTRTVVIDDKSVKAQIWDTAGQERYRAVTSAYYRGALGAMLVYDITKRQTFDHIARWLEELRGHADKNLVIILVGNKTDLESDRDVSTEDAKEYAEKENLFFIETSALESINVETAFLNILTEIYRVVSKKSLVANEEAESAGSSSLLKGTQIVLPGPGQEPVSAGSSYSCCRSS